The following coding sequences lie in one Musa acuminata AAA Group cultivar baxijiao chromosome BXJ3-1, Cavendish_Baxijiao_AAA, whole genome shotgun sequence genomic window:
- the LOC103985496 gene encoding rac-like GTP-binding protein 5, whose translation MSASRFIKCVTVGDGAVGKTCMLISYTSNTFPTDYVPTVFDNFSANVVVDGNTVNLGLWDTAGQEDYNRLRPLSYRGADVFLLAFSLISKASYENVAKKWIPELKHYAPGVPIVLVGTKLDLRDDTQFFVDHPSAVPISTAQGEELRKVIGAPAYIECSSKTQQNVKGVFDAAIKVVLQPPKQKKKKRKSQKGCFIM comes from the exons ATGAGTGCATCCAGGTTTATAAAGTGCGTCACGGTGGGGGACGGCGCCGTCGGCAAGACCTGCATGCTCATATCGTACACCAGCAACACTTTTCCCACG GATTATGTCCCGACGGTCTTTGACAATTTCAGTGCAAATGTAGTGGTCGATGGCAACACAGTTAATTTAGGTTTGTGGGATACTGCAG GCCAGGAGGACTACAACAGACTAAGGCCTTTGAGCTACCGGGGTGCAGATGTTTTTCTGCTGGCCTTCTCTCTCATAAGTAAAGCCAGCTATGAGAATGTGGCTAAGAAG TGGATTCCTGAATTGAAGCACTATGCGCCTGGTGTGCCCATAGTTCTTGTTGGAACAAAGCTTG ATCTCCGGGATGACACGCAATTTTTTGTAGATCACCCTAGTGCTGTACCAATAAGCACCGCACAG GGCGAAGAGTTGAGGAAGGTAATTGGTGCTCCTGCCTACATCGAATGCAGTTCAAAGACCCAACAA AATGTCAAGGGAGTTTTTGACGCCGCCATCAAAGTGGTACTTCAACCAcccaagcagaagaagaagaaaaggaagtcgCAGAAGGGTTGCTTCATCATGTGA
- the LOC135629349 gene encoding basic leucine zipper 19-like, with translation MDEGDVDFSNPEVFSGPSAGEDLPSSCSMDSFFDNIFNESQQHSCTHTHTCNPPGPDLSHTHTCLHVHTKILTAAADETAESVEKNSSTKKRSCGNREAVRKYREKKKAHAASLEEEIAQLRLINQQLVKRLQNQAALEAEVARLRCLLVDLRGRIEGEIGTFPYQKPVKGSGDIGSNAFQANLLGDAQVLNSCGFRCDDQVSCLHPGMQGKNIGENGAFNGQGVRHCEIGNIQCMGSSTSGSKNFFGCGRGPPRQVDCSSNTTKIEGAHAAEDL, from the exons ATGGACGAAGGGGACGTCGATTTCTCTAATCCGGAGGTCTTCTCTGGCCCGAGTGCTGGTGAAGATCTTCCAAGTAGCTGCTCAATGGATAGTTTCTTCGACAACATCTTCAACGAGAGCCAGCAGCATTCATGCACCCATACCCACACTTGCAACCCTCCCGGGCCTGACCTCTCTCACACCCATACTTGCCTCCATGTCCACACCAAAATTCTCACTGCTGCGGCGGATGAGACTGCCGAGTCTGTGGAGAAGAACTCTTCGACAAAGAAAAGGTCTTGCGGTAATCGAGAAGCTGTTCGGAAGTACagagagaagaagaaagctcATGCGGCGTCTCTGGAGGAGGAGATTGCTCAACTAAGATTGATTAATCAGCAACTGGTGAAGAGACTTCAGAACCAAGCTGCCCTCGAAGCTGAGGTTGCAAGGCTGAGATGCTTGCTTGTAGATCTAAGGGGGAGGATTGAAGGAGAGATCGGAACTTTTCCTTATCAGAAACCGGTGAAAGGGAGTGGAGATATTGGTTCCAATGCGTTCCAAGCAAACCTACTGGGTGATGCCCAGGTTCTAAACTCATGTGGTTTCCGTTGTGATGATCAGGTTTCCTGCCTCCATCCAGGGATGCAAGGAAAGAACATCGGAGAAAATGGTGCATTTAATGGTCAGGGTGTTCGACACTGTGAGATTGGTAACATCCAGTGCATGGGGAGTTCAACCTCTGGATCTAAGAACTTCTTTGGCTGTGGAAGAGGGCCTCCAAGACAAGTTGATTGCTCATCTAATACCACAAAGatagaag GTGCTCATGCGGCAGAGGATTTATGA
- the LOC103985476 gene encoding uncharacterized protein LOC103985476 isoform X1: MDLLRGYTEGDDDNDGPEEMSRGGGGEGERLESASATEGEGEAEAEGSSSPDSSPPRLPAKSSAPRVDDTTLALAAAESARAIHRPLDPAQHAVAFNPTYDQLWAPIHGPAHPFAKDGVAQGMRNHKLGFVEDAAIQPFLFDEQYNTFHKYGYATDPSGLSYVGDLETLTKNQALSVYNMPQQEQKRRRLQMKAPDAEEADPSAAGPEVENPASDEWLLNNRKSPWSGKNEVVQGELTDEQKKYAEEHAEKKAEKERGEGRAGNKAEHSDKSTFHGKEERDYQGRSWIEPPKDAKPKNDHCYIPKRWVHTWSGHTKGVAAIRFFPKHGHLLLSAGMDSKVKIWDVFNSGKCMRTYMGHSKAVRDISFSIDGTKFLSAGYDKNIKYWDTETGKVISTFSTGKVPYVVKLNPDEDKQNILLAGMSDKKIVQWDMNSGTITQEYDQHLGAVNTITFVDNNRRFVTSSDDKSLRVWEFGIPVVIKYISEPHMHSMPSISLHPNSNWLAAQSLDNQILIYSTKERFQLNKKKRFAGHIAAGYACQVNFSPDGRFVISGDGEGKCWFWDWKSCKVFRTLKCHEGVCIGCEWHPLEQSKVATCGWDGMIKYWD, translated from the exons ATGGATCTCCTACGAGGCTACACAGAAGGCGACGACGACAACGACGGACCCGAAGAGATgtcacgaggaggaggaggagaaggagagaggttGGAATCCGCCTCAGCgacggagggggagggggaggcggaggcggagggatCTTCGTCGCCGGACTCTTCCCCTCCGCGCCTGCCAGCGAAGTCCTCCGCCCCCCGCGTGGACGACACCACCCTGGCCCTTGCCGCCGCCGAATCGGCCCGCGCCATCCACCGACCCCTCGATCCGGCGCAGCATGCGGTGGCCTTCAACCCCACCTACGATCAGCTCTGGGCGCCCATCCACGGCCCCGCCCACCCCTTCGCCAAGGACGGCGTCGCCCAGGGCATGCGCAATCACAAGCTCGGCTTCGTGGAGGACGCCGCCATCCAGCCTTTCCTCTTCGACGAGCAGTACAACACCTTCCACAAGTACGGCTACGCCACGGACCCCTCCGGCCTCTCCTACGTCGGCGACCTCGAAACCCTAACCAAGAACCAGGCCCTCTCCGTCTACAACATGCCCCAGCAGGAACAGAAACGGCGGCGCCTCCAGATGAAAGCGCCCGATGCCGAAGAAGCTGACCCTTCCGCAGCAGGGCCTGAGGTTGAGAACCCCGCGTCTGACGAGTGGCTCCTCAATAATCGAAAAAGCCCGTGGTCCGGGAAGAACGAGGTCGTCCAGGGCGAGCTTACGGACGAGCAGAAGAAGTACGCCGAGGAGCACGCGGAGAAGAAGGCCGAGAAGGAGCGCGGAGAAGGGCGGGCTGGCAATAAAGCAGAGCATTCAGACAAGAGCACATTCCACGGGAAGGAGGAGCGTGACTACCAGGGTCGTTCATGGATCGAGCCGCCCAAGGATGCGAAGCCTAAGAACGACCACTGCTACATCCCAAAACGTTGGGTTCATACATGGAGCGGCCACACCAAGGGTGTCGCGGCAATACGATTCTTTCCGAAGCATGGCCACCTTCTACTCTCGGCTGGTATGGACTCGAAGGTCAAGATATGGGATGTGTTCAATTCTGGTAAGTGCATGCGGACATACATGGGCCACTCGAAGGCGGTTCGCGACATCTCCTTTTCAATTGATGGTACCAAGTTCTTGAGTGCTGGGTATGACAAGAACATCAAGTATTGGGACACTGAGACGGGGAAGGTCATCTCCACCTTCTCCACTGGGAAGGTTCCCTACGTAGTGAAGCTTAATCCAGATGAAGACAAACAGAACATTCTTCTTGCAGGAATGAGTGACAAGAAGATTGTACAGTGGGACATGAATTCGGGCACAATCACACAAGAGTATGATCAACATCTAGGAGCAGTTAATACCATCACTTTTGTTGATAATAATCGAAGGTTTGTTACTTCTAGTGATGATAAGTCACTTCGGGTATGGGAGTTTGGGATTCCAGTTGTTATAAAGTACATCAGTGAGCCTCACATGCATTCCATGCCTTCAATCTCGCTTCATCCTAATTCAAATTGGTTGGCTGCTCAGAGCTTGGATAATCAGATACTTATATACAGTACGAAGGAGAGGTTTCAGCTGAATAAGAAGAAGAGATTTGCAGGCCACATTGCAGCAGGGTATGCTTGTCAGGTGAATTTTTCTCCGGATGGACGTTTTGTTATCTCAGGAGATGGAGAAGGGAAGTGTTGGTTTTGGGACTGGAAGAGTTGCAAGGTCTTTAGGACGTTGAAATGTCATGAAGGAGTGTGCATTGGATGTGAGTGGCATCCATTGGAGCAGAGCAAGGTTGCAACTTGCGGATGGGATGGCATGATCAAGTATTG gGATTAA
- the LOC103985476 gene encoding uncharacterized protein LOC103985476 isoform X2, whose translation MDLLRGYTEGDDDNDGPEEMSRGGGGEGERLESASATEGEGEAEAEGSSSPDSSPPRLPAKSSAPRVDDTTLALAAAESARAIHRPLDPAQHAVAFNPTYDQLWAPIHGPAHPFAKDGVAQGMRNHKLGFVEDAAIQPFLFDEQYNTFHKYGYATDPSGLSYVGDLETLTKNQALSVYNMPQQEQKRRRLQMKAPDAEEADPSAAGPEVENPASDEWLLNNRKSPWSGKNEVVQGELTDEQKKYAEEHAEKKAEKERGEGRAGNKAEHSDKSTFHGKEERDYQGRSWIEPPKDAKPKNDHCYIPKRWVHTWSGHTKGVAAIRFFPKHGHLLLSAGMDSKVKIWDVFNSGKCMRTYMGHSKAVRDISFSIDGTKFLSAGYDKNIKYWDTETGKVISTFSTGKVPYVVKLNPDEDKQNILLAGMSDKKIVQWDMNSGTITQEYDQHLGAVNTITFVDNNRRFVTSSDDKSLRVWEFGIPVVIKYISEPHMHSMPSISLHPNSNWLAAQSLDNQILIYSTKERFQLNKKKRFAGHIAAGYACQVNFSPDGRFVISGDGEGKCWFWDWKSCKVFRTLKCHEGVCIGCEWHPLEQSKVATCGWDGMIKYW comes from the coding sequence ATGGATCTCCTACGAGGCTACACAGAAGGCGACGACGACAACGACGGACCCGAAGAGATgtcacgaggaggaggaggagaaggagagaggttGGAATCCGCCTCAGCgacggagggggagggggaggcggaggcggagggatCTTCGTCGCCGGACTCTTCCCCTCCGCGCCTGCCAGCGAAGTCCTCCGCCCCCCGCGTGGACGACACCACCCTGGCCCTTGCCGCCGCCGAATCGGCCCGCGCCATCCACCGACCCCTCGATCCGGCGCAGCATGCGGTGGCCTTCAACCCCACCTACGATCAGCTCTGGGCGCCCATCCACGGCCCCGCCCACCCCTTCGCCAAGGACGGCGTCGCCCAGGGCATGCGCAATCACAAGCTCGGCTTCGTGGAGGACGCCGCCATCCAGCCTTTCCTCTTCGACGAGCAGTACAACACCTTCCACAAGTACGGCTACGCCACGGACCCCTCCGGCCTCTCCTACGTCGGCGACCTCGAAACCCTAACCAAGAACCAGGCCCTCTCCGTCTACAACATGCCCCAGCAGGAACAGAAACGGCGGCGCCTCCAGATGAAAGCGCCCGATGCCGAAGAAGCTGACCCTTCCGCAGCAGGGCCTGAGGTTGAGAACCCCGCGTCTGACGAGTGGCTCCTCAATAATCGAAAAAGCCCGTGGTCCGGGAAGAACGAGGTCGTCCAGGGCGAGCTTACGGACGAGCAGAAGAAGTACGCCGAGGAGCACGCGGAGAAGAAGGCCGAGAAGGAGCGCGGAGAAGGGCGGGCTGGCAATAAAGCAGAGCATTCAGACAAGAGCACATTCCACGGGAAGGAGGAGCGTGACTACCAGGGTCGTTCATGGATCGAGCCGCCCAAGGATGCGAAGCCTAAGAACGACCACTGCTACATCCCAAAACGTTGGGTTCATACATGGAGCGGCCACACCAAGGGTGTCGCGGCAATACGATTCTTTCCGAAGCATGGCCACCTTCTACTCTCGGCTGGTATGGACTCGAAGGTCAAGATATGGGATGTGTTCAATTCTGGTAAGTGCATGCGGACATACATGGGCCACTCGAAGGCGGTTCGCGACATCTCCTTTTCAATTGATGGTACCAAGTTCTTGAGTGCTGGGTATGACAAGAACATCAAGTATTGGGACACTGAGACGGGGAAGGTCATCTCCACCTTCTCCACTGGGAAGGTTCCCTACGTAGTGAAGCTTAATCCAGATGAAGACAAACAGAACATTCTTCTTGCAGGAATGAGTGACAAGAAGATTGTACAGTGGGACATGAATTCGGGCACAATCACACAAGAGTATGATCAACATCTAGGAGCAGTTAATACCATCACTTTTGTTGATAATAATCGAAGGTTTGTTACTTCTAGTGATGATAAGTCACTTCGGGTATGGGAGTTTGGGATTCCAGTTGTTATAAAGTACATCAGTGAGCCTCACATGCATTCCATGCCTTCAATCTCGCTTCATCCTAATTCAAATTGGTTGGCTGCTCAGAGCTTGGATAATCAGATACTTATATACAGTACGAAGGAGAGGTTTCAGCTGAATAAGAAGAAGAGATTTGCAGGCCACATTGCAGCAGGGTATGCTTGTCAGGTGAATTTTTCTCCGGATGGACGTTTTGTTATCTCAGGAGATGGAGAAGGGAAGTGTTGGTTTTGGGACTGGAAGAGTTGCAAGGTCTTTAGGACGTTGAAATGTCATGAAGGAGTGTGCATTGGATGTGAGTGGCATCCATTGGAGCAGAGCAAGGTTGCAACTTGCGGATGGGATGGCATGATCAAGTATTGGTGA
- the LOC135629710 gene encoding SKP1-like protein 1 gives MEKKITLRSSDGEVFEVDVAVAMESQTIKHMIEDDCAENGIPLPNVNAKILAKVIEYCRKHVDAAASKSSDDASKVADDELKAWDAEFVKVDQATLFDLILAANYLNIKGLLDLTCQTVADMIKGKTPEEIRKTFNIKNDFTPEEEEEVRRENQWAFE, from the exons ATGGAGAAGAAGATCACCCTCAGGAGCTCCGACGGCGAGGTGTTCGAGGTGGATGTGGCGGTGGCGATGGAGTCGCAGACCATCAAGCACATGATCGAGGACGACTGCGCCGAGAACGGGATTCCCCTCCCGAATGTCAACGCCAAGATCCTCGCCAAGGTCATCGAGTACTGCAGGAAGCACGTCGATGCCGCCGCTTCCAAGTCCTCCGACGACGCTTCCAAGGTCGCCGACGACGAGCTCAAGGCCTGGGACGCCGAGTTCGTCAAGGTCGATCAGGCCACCCTATTCGACCTCATTCTG GCTGCAAATTATCTGAACATAAAGGGGCTACTTGACTTGACTTGTCAAACTGTCGCCGACATGATAAAGgggaagactcctgaagaaatccGCAAGACCTTCAACATAAAAAACGACTTCACccccgaggaggaagaggaggtgcgGAGGGAGAACCAGTGGGCCTTCGAGTGA
- the LOC135628905 gene encoding uncharacterized protein LOC135628905, with protein sequence MIVCVAVVGHQNNPLYLQSFTEADDALKLHHIVHCSLDVVDERVNNPKKSGPTLNETFLGMLYPTENYKVYGYLTNTKVKFLMVTTDLDVKDADVRSFFRRFHAEYVDAVSNPFHVPGKKITSKAFAERVSGIVKSFGPVTTG encoded by the exons ATGATCGTGTGTGTCGCCGTCGTCGGCCATCAG AACAATCCGCTGTACCTGCAGAGCTTCACGGAGGCGGACGACGCGCTGAAGCTTCACCACATTGTCCATTGCTCCTTGGACGTCGTCGACGAGAGAG TGAACAACCCAAAGAAAAGTGGACCTACATTGAATGAGACATTTCTTGGTATGTTATATCCAACAGAGAACTACAAAGT GTATGGTTATCTAACCAACACAAAGGTGAAATTTCTTATGGTTACGACTGATCTAGATGTCAAAGATGCAGATGTCAGAAGT TTCTTTAGGAGGTTTCATGCTGAGTACGTGGATGCTGTTTCCAACCCCTTCCATGTTCCAGGGAAGAAGATAACCTCCAAAGCCTTTGCGGAAAGAGTCAGTGGTATCGTCAAATCGTTCGGACCCGTAACCACTGGGTAA
- the LOC135628144 gene encoding uncharacterized protein LOC135628144 — protein MAFTGRLRELMKKYGKVALGVHLSVSFASITGFYVAIKNNVDVESVFERVGLSSGVSEKDRAADTSSSSSSSFPSVDAVILDGVDSSAPREEQLQRRRNRTAELAASSGGALALAILCNKALFPVRVPITIALTPPIARFLARRNLLKNHV, from the coding sequence ATGGCGTTCACGGGGCGGTTGCGCGAGCTGATGAAGAAGTACGGGAAGGTGGCGCTCGGCGTCCACCTCTCCGTCTCCTTCGCATCCATCACCGGCTTCTACGTCGCCATCAAGAACAACGTCGACGTCGAGTCCGTCTTCGAGAGGGTCGGCCTCTCGTCGGGCGTCTCGGAGAAGGATCGCGCTGCTGatacctcctcatcctcctcttcctctttcccctcAGTCGACGCTGTCATCTTGGACGGCGTTGACTCTTCGGCGCCGAGGGAGGAGCAGCTGCAACGGAGGAGGAACAGGACGGCGGAGCTGGCGGCGTCCAGCGGCGGAGCCCTAGCTCTGGCGATACTCTGCAACAAGGCCCTGTTTCCGGTTCGGGTCCCGATAACGATCGCCCTCACGCCGCCGATAGCCCGGTTCCTGGCGAGGAGGAACCTCCTCAAGAATCACGTGTGA
- the LOC135628753 gene encoding putative UPF0496 protein 2, which translates to MFPSMSLLWYRISGEPVESHTRSSGSSFSATEECWRSIGGDNACAHGEPSRRPDYTLLLEPKQDALAAVIRSARHRLPSLLPDFFNATLGASDFCGSLVESIRRARVDQIELHEGFPVPDARRRPVTATLRRLSRLHNPFSDSARLQFERIHQAFDPLVRRLIHAHRRAMRRLSHADLAARAASFFACGVAVTIQAPFARAEAQLGAAARGAFALDRDFDTMGSMVRRLGDEIEHTRNVIKLFTDDGDDDMGEGLMLKEVARELQVSGCEFMNKLAELEEHVSTCFLNINRTRRMVMQEIVAHQQRQIYTTEALD; encoded by the exons ATGTTTCCCTCCATGTCTCTGCTCTGGTACCGTATCAGTG GTGAACCAGTAGAATCACATACGaggagcagcggcagcagctTCTCCGCTACCGAGGAGTGCTGGCGCTCTATCGGAGGCGATAACGCATGCGCCCATGGCGAACCGTCACGACGGCCGGACTACACGCTCCTCCTCGAGCCAAAACAAGACGCCCTCGCTGCGGTCATACGCAGCGCCCGGCACcgcctcccctccctcctccccGACTTCTTCAACGCCACCCTCGGCGCCAGCGACTTCTGCGGCTCCCTCGTCGAGTCCATCCGCCGCGCCCGCGTCGACCAGATCGAGCTCCACGAGGGCTTCCCGGTCCCCGACGCTCGGCGGCGGCCCGTGACGGCTACCCTCCGCCGCCTCTCCAGGCTCCACAACCCCTTCTCCGACTCCGCACGGCTCCAGTTCGAGAGGATCCACCAGGCGTTCGACCCGCTGGTGCGGCGGCTCATACATGCGCACCGCCGGGCGATGCGGCGGCTGAGCCATGCCGACTTGGCCGCCAGGGCCGCGTCGTTCTTCGCCTGCGGGGTGGCCGTGACGATCCAGGCCCCGTTCGCGCGCGCGGAGGCGCAGCTCGGCGCCGCCGCGAGGGGAGCGTTCGCGCTGGACCGGGACTTCGACACCATGGGCAGCATGGTGAGGAGGCTAGGCGACGAGATCGAGCACACGAGGAACGTGATCAAGCTGTTCACCGACGACGGTGACGACGACATGGGAGAAGGGCTGATGCTGAAGGAGGTGGCCAGGGAGCTGCAGGTGAGCGGGTGCGAGTTCATGAACAAGCTCGCGGAGCTCGAAGAGCACGTCTCCACGTGCTTCCTCAACATCAACAGGACGAGGAGGATGGTGATGCAGGAGATAGTGGCTCACCAGCAACGACAGATCTATACAACTGAAGCCTTGGATTAG